The stretch of DNA CGGACATGCCCTGCCATGTGGGTCTGGATGATCGGTCCGCCAAGGATTTAACCGACAGCGGTTAACAAAGAAAGAATCTCTAGCGCATCCATTCGTCGGGATAGACGCCCCAGGTCTCGATCGGCTGCACCCAGCCGGTGAGGCCCGCCGCCTTGACCCGGCACCAGGCGGGGCGACATTCCTGCAGCTCGCCGATCACGCCGGGTTCCACCTTTGCCACCAGCGGCGCGCTTTCCGTCGGCTCGCGCCGCAAACTGGCGAGCGGCGCGGTGAAGACGATGGTGCGCTTGCCCGACAAAAGGCTCTGATGCACCCAGCCCTCGGTGCCCTCGACATCGCGGATGCGCCGCCAGGTATCGAATTCGGCGACGATCTCCACCGGCATGTCCTTGCGCAGGAACACCCAGTCGATGGGGTAGCGCACGCCGGGGCCGGTGCGGATGTTCACCTCGCCGGAGCGCAGCGAGACGAAGCGCGGGATCGGCAGGCCGGAAGGGCTCTGCTGTGCCTGGACCAGCGCCGGCAGCAGCGCCACCAGCATCGCAAGGCAGGCCAGCGCAGGCAGGAGGATTCGGCGGGGCAATGTGGCTGATGTCATCGATTCGGTGGCGGATGCGTATCGGAAAGCTGGACCCTAGCAGACGGCGTATTATAACGGTGCAGCTTTCACCCGGTACAGGTCAAGCGGGCGGGATGCGCGCCTGCGCTACATCATGCTAGGGTCTGTCGCAAGGGCAGGGCTGGAAACAGGGTCAAGAGGAAGGCCCAAGAGGAAGGCAGGGACGGGACAATGCCGAACAGCGCCAAGAAACCGACCATCGTGGTCACCCGCAAGCTGCCGGACGCGGTCGAGACCCGCATGATGGAGCTGTTCGACGCGCGCCTGAACCTCGACGACCGGCCGATGACCCCGGCGGAGCTGATTGAGGCGGTGAAGGTGGCCGATGTGCTGGTGCCGACCGTTACCGACCGCGTGGATGCCCGCATCCTGGCGCAGGCCGGCCCGCAGCTGCGGCTCATCGCCTCCTTCGGTACCGGCGTCGATCACATCGACCTGGCGACCGCGCGGCAGAAGGGCATCACCGTCACCAACACGCCGGGCGTGCTGACCGAAGACACCGCCGATATGACGATGGCGCTGGTGCTTGCCGTGTCGCGCCGGCTGACCGAGGGCGAGCGGCTTGTGCGCTCCGGCACCTGGGAAGGCTGGGGTCCGACGCTGATGCTGGGCCACCGCATCGGCGGCAAGCGGCTGGGCATCATCGGCATGGGACGGATCGGCCAGGCGGTGGCGAAGCGCGCGCGGGGCTTCGGCCTGTCGATCCACTACCACAACCGGCGGCGCGTCCATCCCGACATCGAGGCAGAGCTGGAGGCCACATACTGGGAGAGCCTGGACCAGATGCTGGCTCGCATGGATGTGATCTCGATCAACTGCCCGCACACGCCGGCGACCTATCACCTGCTCTCCGCCCGGCGGCTGAAACTGCTGCGCCCGACCAGCATCGTGGTGAACACCTCGCGCGGCGAGGTGATCGACGAGAATGCACTGGCACGCGCACTGGCCGGGCGCGAGATCGCCGGCGCCGGCCTAGATGTCTTCGAGCACGAGCCGGCAATCAACCCGAAGCTGTTGGAACTCGACAATGTGGTGCTGATGCCGCATATGGGCTCGGCCACCATCGAGGGCCGCATCGATATGGGCGAGAAGGTCATCATCAACATCAAGACCTTCATCGACGGCCACACCCCGCCCGACCGCGTGCTGGAGCAGATGTTCTAAACATCCGCGCAAGAAGCGGGTGGCGGCAGCCCTTCCAATCCCGTTCATTGCCCCTTCCGGCAACGACCAAGGAACACCGCGATGCGTCCGACCGTGCCCGCCCCGCTGATGGGGCCAACGGAATGGCTGCTGCTGATCGTCCTGTCGGTGCTGTGGGGCGGCTCCTTCCTGTTCGCCAAGATCGCCGTCACCCATGTGCCGCCGCTGGTCGTGGTCTGGCTGCGCGTCTGCATTGCCGCCGCCATCCTGCTGGCGCTGCTGCCGGCCTTCGGCGTCCGGCTGCCGCGCGACGGGCGATTCTGGCGCGAGGTCGCGGTGATGGGGATGCTGAACAATGTCGCCCCCTTCGCGCTGATCTTCTGGGGCCAGCAGGAGATCGGCGCCAGCCTGGCCGGCATCCTGAACGCGACGACGCCCTTCTTCACCGTACTGCTGGCGCATCTGCTGACGCGGGACGAGCGCATCACCGGGGCGAAGCTGGCCGGGCTGCTGATAGGGCTTGCCGGTGTGGTGGCGATGATCGGGCCGGACGCGCTGGCCAGCCTCGGCGGGGCGGGGCTAGGCACGACGCTGGCGCAGCTTGCCATTGTCGGGGCCGCCTTCTCCTATGGCTGCGCCAATATCTTCGGCCGGCGCTTCCGCGATCGCCCGCCGATGGCGCTGGCCTGCGGGCAGCTTTCCATGTCGGCGCTGATCCTCACGCCAATTATCCTGACATTCCAGGCGCCCTGGAGCCTGCCGGTGCCGCCGGCCGAGGCCATCGCCGCCATCGTAGCACTGGCGGTTGCAAGCACGGCGCTCGCCTATGTGATCTTCTTCCGCATCCTGGCGAAGGCAGGCGCAACCAATGTCGCGCTGGTTACCTTCCTGGTGCCGGCGAGCGCCATCCTGCTGGGCGCGCTGGTACTGGGCGAACGGCTGGCGCCGATGCAGATGCTGGGCCTTGCCGGCATCCTGTGCGGGCTGGCCGCCATCGACGGGCGGCTGTGGCGCCGGATAACCCTCAGGCGACCTGCCGGATCTCCGTGATGCTGGGGGCTGTCCCGCAGAGCGGGCAGTCCGGGTCCTTGGGAATCTTCACCGTCTGGAACCGGCTGGACAGCGCGTCATAGAGCATCAGCCGGCCGGCGAGACTGTCGCCGAGGCCAAGGATTTCCTTCAGGATTTCGGTTGCCTGCAGCGTGCCGATGACACCGGCCACCGCCCCCAGGATACCCGCCTGGGAACAGCGCGGGATCAGGTCGGCCGGCGGCTTTTCCGGGAACAGGCAGCGATAGCAGGGGCAGCCCGCCTCATGCGCCTTGAACACGGAAATCTGCCCCTCAAAGCGCAGCAGCGCCCCGGACACGAGCGTCTTGCGCGCGAAATAACAGGCATCGTTCAGCAAATAGCGGCAGTCGAAATTGTCTGACCCGTCGGCGACGATGTCGTAGCCGGCGACCAGCGCCGCCACATTGTCCTGCGTCAGCTTCTCGCGGTGGGCGATGATGTCGATGCCTGGATTGAGCGCCCGCACCGTGTCGATGGCGCTATCCACCTTCAGCCGGCCCAGATCGGCGGTGCCGTGGATGATCTGGCGCTGCAGGTTCGACAGCTCGACCTCGTCATAATCGACAACGCCCAGCGTGCCGACACCGGCGGCGGCCAGATACATCAGCAGCGGCGCGCCGAGGCCGCCGGCGCCGATGACCAGCACCCGCGCCCCCAGCAGCTTCTCCTGCCCCTCCTCCCCGACCTCGTCGAGGATGAGATGGCGGGCATAGCGATGGAATTGCTCGTCGTTCAGTTCCATGGGCCACTCCCCCAGGGTAATGGGGTCAGCGGGACGGTCAGGCCTCTTCCGGCGCCTGCTCCCGGCCGGGCTGCGGTATCGCCGTCACGTTGAAGCCGGAATCCACATACAGCACCTCGCCGGTCACACCCGCCGACAGGTCGCTCAGCAGATAGAGGCCGGCGCCGCCGATCTCGTCCAGCGTGACGTTGCGGCGCAGCGGCGAATGGGTCTGGGTGAAGCGGTACACATAGCGGGCATCGCTGATCGCCGAGCCCGCCAGCGTGCGCATCGGCCCGGCGGAGATCGCGTTCACCCGGATGTTGTTCTCGCCCAGATCGACGGCGAGATAGCGCACGCTCGCCTCCAGCGCCGCCTTGGCCACGCCCATGACATTGTAGTTCGGCGTCACCCGCTCCGCGCCCAGATAGGACAGCGTCACCAGACTGCCGCCCTCGCTCATCAGCGGGGCTGCGCGCTTGGCGATGTTGGTGAAGGAGAAGCAGGAGATATCCAGCGTGCGGCGGAAATTGTTGCGCGTGGTATCGAGATAGCGCCCCTTCAGCTCCGTCTTGTCGGAATAGGCGATGGCGTGGACCACGAAATCCAGCCGGTCCCAGCGTTTCGACAGCCCGTCGAAGGCGGAATCGATGCTGGCTTCCGACACCACGTCACAGGACAGGGTGATGTCGGAGCCGACGGATTCCGCCAGCGGACCGACCCGCCGGGCGAAGGAGTCCGACTGGTAGGTGAAGGCTAGTTCCGCGCCATGCGCGGCCAGCGCCCTGGCAATGCCCCAGGCGATCGAATGATCGTTGGCGACGCCCATGATCAGCCCGCGCTTGCCGGCCATCAGCAGCTGCGGCGCGGCACCGTCCGCTGCCGGAGCGGCGGAATCGGTCAGCGGTTTGTCGATGCTTGCCATGTATGTCAGCCGTTATAGCGCCGAAGGGCCAGGACAGCATTGGTGCCGCCGAAGCCGAAACTGTTGGAAAGGGCGAGGTCGATCTGCTTGTCCATGGCCGTGCGGGCGATGGGCAGGTCGGCGAACGCCTCGTCGATGGTCTCGATATTGGCGGACGCGGCGATGAACCCGTCACGCATCATCAGCAGCGTGTAGATCGCCTCATGCACGCCGGCCGCCCCCAGGGAATGGCCGGTCAGCGACTTTGTGGAGGCGATGACGGGCATATCCTCGGCGAACACCTGGCGCAGCGCATCGGTCTCGCGCTGGTCGCCCACCGGCGTCGCGGTGCCGTGGGTGTTCACGTAATCGACTTTCCCCTCGACTCCGTGCAGCGCCATCTGCATGCAGCGCACCGCACCCTCGCCCGAGGGCTGCACCATGTCATGGCCGTCGGAGGTGGCGCCATAGCCGACCACCTCGGCATAGATCTTGGCGCCGCGCGCCTTCGCATGCTCCAACTCTTCCAACACCAGCACGCCGCCGCCGCCGGAGATCACGAAGCCGTCGCGCCCGGCATCGTAGGGCCGGGACGCCTTTTCCGGCGTATCATTGTACTTGGAGGACATGGCGCCCATGGCGTCGAACAGCACCGACATGGTCCAGTGCAGCTCCTCGCCGCCGCCGGCGAAGACGATGTCCTGCTTGCCGAGCTGGATCAGTTCCGCCGCATTGCCGATGCAATGCGCCGAGGTCGAGCAGGCGGAGCTGATCGAATAGTTCACGCCCTTGATCTGGTAGAAGGTGGACAGGCAGGCGGAGTTGGTGCTCGACATGCAGCGCGGCACCTGGTACGGGCCGACCCGCTTCGGCCCCTTCTCGCGCGCCGTGTCGAAGGCCAGCATCATGTTGCTGGTGGACGGCCCGCCCGAGCCCATGATCAGGCCGGTGCGCGGATTGACGACGTCCTTCTCCTCCAGCCCGGAATCGGCGATGGCCTGTTCCATGGCGAGGTAGTTGTACGCCGCACCCGGCCCCATGAAGCGGAGCAGCTTGCGGTCAATCGTCTCTTCCAGGTCGATCTTCAGGGAACCGTGCACCTGGCAGCGGAACCCCATTTCCTTGTAGTCCTCGGCCGGGACGATCCCCGATGTGCCGGCGCGCAGCGCGCTGGAGACCTCATCGGCGCTGTTGCCGATGGAGGAGATGACGCCGAGACCGGTAACGACAACACGACGCATGGCTCAGCTCCCTGCCGCCATTGCCGCCGCCGGGGCGGTTTCCGGCTGGAACAGCCCGACACGGATGTCCTTCGCCTCGTAGATCGTCTCGCCGTCGCAGATCACCCGGCCATCGGCGATGCCCAGCACCAGCTTGCGGCGAATGACGCGCTTGATGTCCAGCGCATAGACCACCTTCTTCGCAGTCGGCAGCACCTGGCCCATGAACTTCACCTCGCCCACGGCCAGCGCGCGCCCGGCGCCTGGCGAGCCGCCCCAGCCCAGGAAGAAGCCCAGCAGCTGCCACAGCGCATCCATGCCGAGGCAGCCCGGCATCACCGGGTCATTCTCGAAATGGCATTTGAAGAACCAGAGGTCCGGATTGATGTCGAATTCAGCGGTCACGATGCCCTTGCCGTGCTCGCCGCCTTCCTCGCGGATTTCCGTGATTCGGTCGAACATCAGCATGGGCGGCAGCGGCAGCTGCGCGTTACCGGGTCCGAACAGATCGCCATGCGCACAGGCCAGCAGATCCTGATAATCGTATGTTTGCTTACGGTCGGCCATGTTGGCTGAGGCTTCTTTCCTGTTTGCTTGCGGCCATATCTGGCAATGCACGCCGTAACGCGCCCGCCAGCCCTCCATGGCCAGCGATTCTAGCCGAACAGCGCGTTCCAGCGAAACCACAAATGGCAGGCCCGGCGGCACGACGCAACCCCCGCCGGTTTATTGAAACGGCGTCGAAGTGTAACAGAACCGAAAGCCGGGCCTTGCGCAGCGGCATGGACATCTTTTAGAACGACTATATATAAATATATCAGATTACCCGCAGGCACGGCGCCGCAGGCAGGCAAAGAAGCATGGACAGACTCCGTACCCACACCCACAACATCGAGCGGCTGAAGGCGGCCGGGCTGCGCCCGACCCGTCAGCGCCTGGCGCTGGCACAGCTGCTGTTCGGCACTGGCGACCGCCATGTGACCGCCGAACAGCTGCATGGCGAGGCGCTGGAAGCCAGGGTGCCGGTCTCGCTGGCCACGGTTTACAACACGCTGCACCAGTTCACCGAATCCGGGCTGCTGCGCGAAGTGGTGGTGGAGGCCAGCCGATCCTATTTCGACACCAACACCGGCAGGCACCATCATTTCTTCGTCACCGACAGCGGCGACCTGATGGACATCCCGGCCGGCGATATCGCGCTGGGCGAGCTGCCGCTGCCGCCCGAGGGTACGGAGATCGACAGCGTCGAGGTTATCATCCGCGTACGGCGCGAACCGCGGGCGGCCGGCTGAAGGGGACGGCCCGCTGAGGGTTGCAATTAGCGGTATTTAATTACCCCGCGCGGTGGTGGTGACGGGGCCGTGTGAGAATGAGTTTCATTCAAAATATTATTTTGTAACAAGCGGTTAAAATTCCGTTTGGAACAATTCAAATCTATTGACTTGCCTCCGGCTTCGCTCCATATCCACTCACGTTGAAGTGATCGACAGCCCGGCGCCGAACCCCAGCCATCGATCCGCAATCGGACATCACGGCATCGGCTCCGGCTTCATACATGCGAGAGCAGGAAGGAGAGAGTCATGGCCAATCTGAAGGGTTCCAAGACCTTCGACAATCTGAAGGAAGCGTTCGCCGGCGAGAGCCAGGCGAACCGCCGCTACCTCTATTTCGCCCAGAAGGCCGACGTCGAGGGCTATAACGACGTTGCCGCCGTGTTCCGCTCGACCGCCGAGGGCGAGACCGGCCACGCGCACGGCCATCTGGAGTTCATGGAAAGCGTCGGCGACCCGGCCACCGGCGAGCCGATCGGCGCCACCGACCTGAACCTGAAGGCCGCCATCGCCGGCGAGACGCACGAGTACACCGACATGTACCCGGGCATGGCGCGCACCGCCCGCGAGGAAGGCTTCGACGAGATCGCCGACTGGTTCGAGACCCTGGCGAAGGCCGAGAAGAGCCACGCCGGCCGCTTCCAGAAGGCCCTCGACAGCCTGAACAGCTAAGCTGTCCGGATGAGGCTCCCCGCCAGGCAACCGGCGGGGAGCTTCGCCTTTTCCAAATTATTCTTTCAAGGCATTCCTTAAATCATTGCCGCGCCGGAACGATCCAGGCGCGCCTTAGGGGAGAAGCAGCATGAAGGAAGGCAGTCTCGAGGCGCCGACCCGCCACCCGCTGGCCTGGACCGACCCGGATTTCTATGATGAGGCGAAGCTCGACGAGGAGCTGCGCCGGGTATTCGACATCTGCCATGGCTGCCGCCGCTGCTTCAATCTGTGCGACAGCTTCCCCCGCCTGTTCGACCTGATCGACGAATCGGAATCGGGCGAGCTGGATTCCGTCAGCTCGGCGGACTTCAAGCCGGTCGTGGACGCCTGCACGCTGTGTGACATGTGCTTCCTGACCAAGTGTCCCTATGTGCCGCCGCACGAGTTCAACCTGGACTTCCCGCACCTGATGCTGCGCTACCGCGCCGTCGAGCGGAAGAAGCAGGGCACGCCCTTCGTCGAGAAGCAGGTCACCGAGACCGACCGCAATGGCAAGCTGGCCGCTCCCGTCGCCGGCATCGCCAACTGGGCGACCGATCTGAAGAACGGCACGACCCGAGGCCTGATGGAGAAGGCCGGCGGCATCGACAAGCGCGCCGCGCTGCCGAAGTTCCATTCCAAGACCTTCACCCGCGCCGCCAAGAGCGACGTGCCGGAGGTCAATACGGCCGCCCCGGCCTACGGCCGCAAGGCGGCGCTCTACGCCACCTGCTTCGTGAACTACAACAATCCCGACACCGGCATGGCCGCGCGCCGGGTGCTGGCGAAGAACGGTGTCGAGACCGAGGTGGTCTACCCGTCCTGCTGCGGCATGCCGCAGCTGGAACAGGGCGACATCGAATCGGTGGCGAAGAAGGCGCGATCCGTCGCCCAGGAAATGAAGCCCTGGATCGACAAGGGCTACGACATCGTGGCGCTGACGCCGTCCTGCGCACTGATGCTGAAATTCGAATGGCCGCTGATCGTGCCGGATGATGAGGATGTGAAGCGGCTGTCAGCGGCGACGAAGGATATCAGCGAGTACGTCGTCGATATCGCCAAGAAGGAAGGGCTGGCTGAGGGCATCCAGGCGCTGGATGGCGGTGTCACCGTCCATATCGCCTGCCATGCCCGCGCCCAGAATATCGGCCAGAAGGCAGCCGAGATGCTGCGCCTGATCCCGGACACCAAGGTCTCGGTGATCGAGCGCTGCTCCGGCCATGGCGGCTCCTGGGGTATCTTCAAGGAGAATTTCGACATCGCCCTGAAGGTCGGAAAGCCGGTTGCCCGGCAGGCGCTGAAGGAGGCGAACAAATATGTCGTCTCCGAATGCCCGCTGGCCGGCCTGCACATTCTGCAGGGGATGGAGGAGATCGAGAAGGACGCCGCCATTCCCAGCCAGTCCGAACACCCCATCGAGCTGGTCGCCAAGGCCTACGGGCTGTGAGCGGCGACCGCTCATAACGACGCAAACGGAGGTCCCATGATGCCTGCTACGGCAAAGCAGATCACGCACGCGGATATCCTGCCGCTGCCTGACTACATGAAGATCCGCAAGGAGCGCCGCAGCGCCGTCGTGGCGCTGAAGAAGAACCGGCGCCTGGCGGTCGGCCCGCACGCTACCTTCTATTTCGAGAATTTCGAGACTATGCTGAGCCAGGTTCAGGAGATGCTCTACATCGAGAAGGGCGGCGATGAGCAGGTCGAGGACGAGCTGAGCGCCTACAACCCGCTGATCCCGCAGGGGCGCGAGCTGGTCGCCACGGTGATGTTCGAGATCGATGACGAGGTGCGCCGTCGCCGTGTGCTGGCCACCCTCGGTGGCATCGAACACCAGATGTTCATCAAGGTCGGTGGCGAGACCGTGAAGGGTGTCGCCGAGGACGATCTCGACCGCACCACGGCGGACGGCAAGGCATCCTCCGTGCAGTTCGTGCATTTCCCCTTCACCGAGGCGCAGATCGCGGCCTTCCGCAAGCCGGGCGCCGAGGTGGTGCTGGGCTTCAGCCACGAGAATTACCCGCACATGACGGTGATGCCCGAAGCGGTGCGCGAGGCGCTGGCGAAGGATTTCGACTGAGCCTTCCGCATTACTGGAAATAATACAGGCCCCCGCGCGCTGCACAGCCGCGGGGGTTTCTGTTTGTCCTTGCCATTCGCCCACCGCATGCTCAAATACGTGACGAATTCGTATATTCTATAATTTCACTGATTTGAGGTGTGTTATGTCAGGGCAGCAGGCAGACTTTCGCGGCAAGATCTATGACAGCATCCTGGACACCATCGGCGCGACGCCGCTGGTCCGGGTGAACCGGCTGGCCGAGGCGCATGGCGTGCAGGCCGAGATCATCGGCAAGCTGGAATTCTTCAACCCGCTGGCCTCGGTGAAGGACCGCATCGGCTTCGCCATGATCGATGCCGCCGAGAAGGCGGGCGCGCTGAAGCCGGGCGCGGTCATTGTCGAGCCGACCTCCGGCAATACCGGCATCGCGCTGGCCTTCGTGGCGGCCGCCAAGGGCTACCGGCTGATCCTGACCATGCCGGAGAGCATGTCGGTCGAGCGCCGCAAGATGCTGAAGTTGCTGGGCGCCGAGCTTGAGCTGACCCCCGCCGACAAGGGCATGAAGGGCGCCATCGCCAAGGCGGAGGAGATTGTCGCCGCCACGCCGGGTGCCTTCATGCCGCAACAGTTCAAGAATGCCGCCAACCCGGCGATCCATCGTGTCACCACAGCGGAGGAAATCTGGACCGATACCGCCGGCACGGCGGATGTGCTGATCAGCGGTGTGGGCACCGGCGGCACGCTGACCGGCGTGTCCGAGGTGCTGAAGCAGCGTAAGCCCGGCTTCCTGACCGTTGCGGTGGAGCCGGAGGACAGCCCGGTGCTGTCCGGCGGCCAGCCGGGCCCGCACAAGATTCAGGGCATTGGTGCGGGCTTCGTGCCGGACATCCTGCAGACCGGCCTGATCGACGAGATCGTCCGCATCGGCAACGAGACGGCGATGAAGACGGCGCGCGAGGCGGCCCGGCTGGAAGGGCTGCCGGTCGGCATCTCCTCGGGTGCCGCTCTGGCCGCCGCCATTGAGGTCGGCAAGCGGCCGGAGATGGCGGGCAAGCGCATCGTCGCCATCATCCCGTCTTTCGCCGAGCGCTACCTCTCGACCGCCCTGTTCGACGGGCTGTAAGGGCTACAGCGCCAGCAGCTTGTCCGGGCAGTCGGTGACCAGGATATCCATGCCGTCCGCCAGCAGGCGGGCGGCATCCGCCGGCTCGTTGACCGTATAGGCCAGCGCCTTCATGCCGACGGCATGGACCGCGTCGATCCGTTCCTTCGTGTAGCGGCGGAAATTGCCGTTCACACTGACCGACTTCAGCCGCGCCGCATCCTCCAGCCAGCCTTCCTTGAAATCGTCCGTCAGATAGCCGCGCGACAGGTCCGACGCCTCGGCCAGTGCCACTTCCAGCGCCGCCGGCTTGAAGCTGGAGAACTGGAAGGGGGCATCACTCTTCCAGTTCTCCTGTACGATCTTTACCGTGGCGGCGGCGGTCTCGCGTTCGCGGCCGGGGCAGGGCTTGATCTCGACATTCACGCCCATGCCGAGCTCGGCGATCAGTTCCAGCGCTTCGGCCAGGGTCGGGATGCGCTCGCCCGCGAAATCCGGGCCGAACCAGCCGCCGGCATCCAGCGCGCGCAGCGCGGCGAAGCTCTGCTCCGCCACTGGCCCCTCGCCATTGTTGGTTCGCCCCAGCACATTGTCGTGGTGGCAGATGACAATGCCGTCGGCGCTCAGCTTGGCATCCAGCTCCACCATTTTGGCACCGGCCTCGGCGGCCTTGCGGAAGCCGGCCAGCGTGTTCTCCGGCGCCAGCGCGGCGGCCCCGCGATGGCCGACAATCCTCGGAAATTCCATATCTAAACTCTCCACACGAAAGAGGCGGCACCCGAAGGTGCCGCCCCAATGCCGTTCAGACAAGCGCCGGTTTTACTCGGCCGCATCGTCCTTCTTCGACAGGTCCTCGCCGGTCTCCTGATCGATCTTCTTCATCGACAGCTTGACCTTGCCGCGGTCATCGAAGCCCAGCACCTTCA from Oceanibaculum indicum P24 encodes:
- a CDS encoding rubrerythrin family protein, with product MANLKGSKTFDNLKEAFAGESQANRRYLYFAQKADVEGYNDVAAVFRSTAEGETGHAHGHLEFMESVGDPATGEPIGATDLNLKAAIAGETHEYTDMYPGMARTAREEGFDEIADWFETLAKAEKSHAGRFQKALDSLNS
- the fabA gene encoding bifunctional 3-hydroxydecanoyl-ACP dehydratase/trans-2-decenoyl-ACP isomerase codes for the protein MADRKQTYDYQDLLACAHGDLFGPGNAQLPLPPMLMFDRITEIREEGGEHGKGIVTAEFDINPDLWFFKCHFENDPVMPGCLGMDALWQLLGFFLGWGGSPGAGRALAVGEVKFMGQVLPTAKKVVYALDIKRVIRRKLVLGIADGRVICDGETIYEAKDIRVGLFQPETAPAAAMAAGS
- a CDS encoding enoyl-ACP reductase FabI; this encodes MASIDKPLTDSAAPAADGAAPQLLMAGKRGLIMGVANDHSIAWGIARALAAHGAELAFTYQSDSFARRVGPLAESVGSDITLSCDVVSEASIDSAFDGLSKRWDRLDFVVHAIAYSDKTELKGRYLDTTRNNFRRTLDISCFSFTNIAKRAAPLMSEGGSLVTLSYLGAERVTPNYNVMGVAKAALEASVRYLAVDLGENNIRVNAISAGPMRTLAGSAISDARYVYRFTQTHSPLRRNVTLDEIGGAGLYLLSDLSAGVTGEVLYVDSGFNVTAIPQPGREQAPEEA
- the irrA gene encoding iron response transcriptional regulator IrrA, whose translation is MDRLRTHTHNIERLKAAGLRPTRQRLALAQLLFGTGDRHVTAEQLHGEALEARVPVSLATVYNTLHQFTESGLLREVVVEASRSYFDTNTGRHHHFFVTDSGDLMDIPAGDIALGELPLPPEGTEIDSVEVIIRVRREPRAAG
- a CDS encoding 2-hydroxyacid dehydrogenase, translating into MPNSAKKPTIVVTRKLPDAVETRMMELFDARLNLDDRPMTPAELIEAVKVADVLVPTVTDRVDARILAQAGPQLRLIASFGTGVDHIDLATARQKGITVTNTPGVLTEDTADMTMALVLAVSRRLTEGERLVRSGTWEGWGPTLMLGHRIGGKRLGIIGMGRIGQAVAKRARGFGLSIHYHNRRRVHPDIEAELEATYWESLDQMLARMDVISINCPHTPATYHLLSARRLKLLRPTSIVVNTSRGEVIDENALARALAGREIAGAGLDVFEHEPAINPKLLELDNVVLMPHMGSATIEGRIDMGEKVIINIKTFIDGHTPPDRVLEQMF
- a CDS encoding DMT family transporter, which codes for MRPTVPAPLMGPTEWLLLIVLSVLWGGSFLFAKIAVTHVPPLVVVWLRVCIAAAILLALLPAFGVRLPRDGRFWREVAVMGMLNNVAPFALIFWGQQEIGASLAGILNATTPFFTVLLAHLLTRDERITGAKLAGLLIGLAGVVAMIGPDALASLGGAGLGTTLAQLAIVGAAFSYGCANIFGRRFRDRPPMALACGQLSMSALILTPIILTFQAPWSLPVPPAEAIAAIVALAVASTALAYVIFFRILAKAGATNVALVTFLVPASAILLGALVLGERLAPMQMLGLAGILCGLAAIDGRLWRRITLRRPAGSP
- a CDS encoding DUF3501 family protein, with product MMPATAKQITHADILPLPDYMKIRKERRSAVVALKKNRRLAVGPHATFYFENFETMLSQVQEMLYIEKGGDEQVEDELSAYNPLIPQGRELVATVMFEIDDEVRRRRVLATLGGIEHQMFIKVGGETVKGVAEDDLDRTTADGKASSVQFVHFPFTEAQIAAFRKPGAEVVLGFSHENYPHMTVMPEAVREALAKDFD
- a CDS encoding SH3 domain-containing protein → MPRRILLPALACLAMLVALLPALVQAQQSPSGLPIPRFVSLRSGEVNIRTGPGVRYPIDWVFLRKDMPVEIVAEFDTWRRIRDVEGTEGWVHQSLLSGKRTIVFTAPLASLRREPTESAPLVAKVEPGVIGELQECRPAWCRVKAAGLTGWVQPIETWGVYPDEWMR
- a CDS encoding heterodisulfide reductase-related iron-sulfur binding cluster, coding for MKEGSLEAPTRHPLAWTDPDFYDEAKLDEELRRVFDICHGCRRCFNLCDSFPRLFDLIDESESGELDSVSSADFKPVVDACTLCDMCFLTKCPYVPPHEFNLDFPHLMLRYRAVERKKQGTPFVEKQVTETDRNGKLAAPVAGIANWATDLKNGTTRGLMEKAGGIDKRAALPKFHSKTFTRAAKSDVPEVNTAAPAYGRKAALYATCFVNYNNPDTGMAARRVLAKNGVETEVVYPSCCGMPQLEQGDIESVAKKARSVAQEMKPWIDKGYDIVALTPSCALMLKFEWPLIVPDDEDVKRLSAATKDISEYVVDIAKKEGLAEGIQALDGGVTVHIACHARAQNIGQKAAEMLRLIPDTKVSVIERCSGHGGSWGIFKENFDIALKVGKPVARQALKEANKYVVSECPLAGLHILQGMEEIEKDAAIPSQSEHPIELVAKAYGL
- a CDS encoding HesA/MoeB/ThiF family protein; the encoded protein is MELNDEQFHRYARHLILDEVGEEGQEKLLGARVLVIGAGGLGAPLLMYLAAAGVGTLGVVDYDEVELSNLQRQIIHGTADLGRLKVDSAIDTVRALNPGIDIIAHREKLTQDNVAALVAGYDIVADGSDNFDCRYLLNDACYFARKTLVSGALLRFEGQISVFKAHEAGCPCYRCLFPEKPPADLIPRCSQAGILGAVAGVIGTLQATEILKEILGLGDSLAGRLMLYDALSSRFQTVKIPKDPDCPLCGTAPSITEIRQVA
- the fabB gene encoding beta-ketoacyl-ACP synthase I; this encodes MRRVVVTGLGVISSIGNSADEVSSALRAGTSGIVPAEDYKEMGFRCQVHGSLKIDLEETIDRKLLRFMGPGAAYNYLAMEQAIADSGLEEKDVVNPRTGLIMGSGGPSTSNMMLAFDTAREKGPKRVGPYQVPRCMSSTNSACLSTFYQIKGVNYSISSACSTSAHCIGNAAELIQLGKQDIVFAGGGEELHWTMSVLFDAMGAMSSKYNDTPEKASRPYDAGRDGFVISGGGGVLVLEELEHAKARGAKIYAEVVGYGATSDGHDMVQPSGEGAVRCMQMALHGVEGKVDYVNTHGTATPVGDQRETDALRQVFAEDMPVIASTKSLTGHSLGAAGVHEAIYTLLMMRDGFIAASANIETIDEAFADLPIARTAMDKQIDLALSNSFGFGGTNAVLALRRYNG
- the cysK gene encoding cysteine synthase A, with the translated sequence MSGQQADFRGKIYDSILDTIGATPLVRVNRLAEAHGVQAEIIGKLEFFNPLASVKDRIGFAMIDAAEKAGALKPGAVIVEPTSGNTGIALAFVAAAKGYRLILTMPESMSVERRKMLKLLGAELELTPADKGMKGAIAKAEEIVAATPGAFMPQQFKNAANPAIHRVTTAEEIWTDTAGTADVLISGVGTGGTLTGVSEVLKQRKPGFLTVAVEPEDSPVLSGGQPGPHKIQGIGAGFVPDILQTGLIDEIVRIGNETAMKTAREAARLEGLPVGISSGAALAAAIEVGKRPEMAGKRIVAIIPSFAERYLSTALFDGL